A portion of the Echeneis naucrates chromosome 5, fEcheNa1.1, whole genome shotgun sequence genome contains these proteins:
- the rft1 gene encoding protein RFT1 homolog gives MSSEEVLKNASTLASYNVLLQVMFRVLTFLLNAFTLRFVSKELIGVVNVRLSLLYSTLVFLSREAFRKACLSGGSGTNHSWRQVINLLWLTLPLGVLWAILLVSVWLWLLEVPDPHTVPYYGPAVFLFALSGVQELLAEPLWVLAQAHMFLRLKVVAESLAMIAKCSITVVLVVSVREWGLYIFSVAHLVYTGLLVLCYAVYFIRFLGSKEAINKSFPLHRAADLLPCRADGEPLVDRTLARLTWSFFKQSFLKQILTEGERYVMTFLNVLSFGDQGVYDIVNNLGSMVARFIFLPIEESFYIFFAKVLERGRDVRSQKQEEVAIAADVLECLLKLVLVIGLIITVFGYAFSHLALDIYGGSLLSSGAGPTLLRCYSCYVLLLAVNGVTECFVFAAMSQQEVDKYNLVMLALSMSFLLLSYLLTWWAGGVGFILANCLNMGLRILHSLFYIHNYFHSCQWKPLRGLLPSPLLLLALAVSAIITAVSESVFCCDGGWLLRLVHIGIGAVCLLGVLVAVLFTETRLIHFVRTQLLPQYRKKHT, from the exons ATGAGCTCTGAAGAAGTCCTGAAGAATGCGTCCACCTTAGCGTCCTATAATGTGCTGCTACAG GTGATGTTCCGTGTGCTCACCTTTTTGCTGAATGCATTCACTCTGCGCTTTGTGTCCAAAGAGTTGATCGGGGTTGTCAATGTCAG ACTTTCTCTACTGTACTCCACTTTAGTATTTTTATCCAGAGAGGCTTTCCGGAAAGCCTGTCTGAGTGGGGGATCTGGGACAAATCACAGTTGGAGACAAGTTATCAATCTGCTATGGCTAAC ACTGCCTCTTGGTGTGTTGTGGGCCATCCTGCTGGTCTCTGTGTGGCTCTGGCTCCTAGAGGTCCCAGATCCCCACACTGTCCCGTACTACGGCCCTGCTGTGTTCTTGTTTGCTTTATCAGGCGTGCAGGAGCTCCTGGCTGAGCCCCTCTGGGTCCTGGCTCAAGCCCACATGTTTCTCCGCCTGAAGGTGGTTGCTGAGAGCTTAGCCATGATTGCCAAGTGCAGTATAACTGTAGTGCTAGTGGTATCTGTCCGTGAATGGGGCCTTTACATCTTCTCCGTTGCTCAT TTGGTGTACACAGGATTGCTGGTGCTGTGCTATGCTGTTTACTTTATTCGTTTCTTGGGCTCTAAAGAAGCAATCAACAAGAGTTTTCCTCTGCACCGTGCTGCAGATCTTTTGCCATGTAGAGCAGACGGAGAG CCACTGGTCGATCGGACTCTAGCCCGTCTCACATGGAGCTTCTTCAAGCAGTCCTTCCTGAAGCAGATCCTGACGGAGGGTGAGCGTTACGTCATGACCTTCTTGAATGTTCTTAGCTTTGGAGACCAGGGTGTTTACGATATCGTAAATAATCTGGGCTCAATGGTGGCACGCTTCATCTTCTTACCCATCGAGGAAAGCTTCTACATCTTCTTTGCCAAAGTGCTGGAGAGAGGACGTGATGTCAGAAGTCAGAAACAG GAAGAAGTTGCCATTGCAGCAGATGTGTTGGAGTGTCTGCTCAAACTAGTGTTGGTGATTGGTCTGATTATCACAGTGTTTGGCTATGCCTTCTCTCACTTGGCTCTGGATATTTATGGCGGCTCTCTGCTGAGCAGTGGAGCAG GACCTACTTTGCTGCGATGCTACAGCTGCTATGTTCTCCTGCTTGCTGTAAATGGTGTAACAGAGTGTTTTGTATTTGCTGCCATGAGCCAACAAGAGGTTGACAA ATACAACCTGGTGATGCTGGCTCTGTCTATGTCTTTTCTCTTATTGTCCTACTTGCTGACCTGGTGGGCTGGCGGCGTTGGTTTCATACTGGCAAACTGCCTTAACATGGGCCTTCGTATCTTACACAGCCTGTTTTACATACACAACTACTTCCATTCCTGTCAGTGGAAACCACTACGAGGTCTCCTGCCCTCCCCACTCCTACTACTGGCACTTGCTGTCAGTGCAATTATCACAGCAGTTTCTGAG AGTGTTTTCTGCTGTGACGGTGGCTGGTTGCTGAGGCTGGTCCATATTGGCATTGGAGCTGTGTGTTTACTTGGTGTTCTTGTAGCTGTTCTTTTCACAGAGACTCGTCTTATTCATTTTGTGAGAACTCAGCTCTTGCCCCAGtacaggaaaaaacacacatga
- the prkcda gene encoding protein kinase C, delta a, with translation MAPFLRITFNSYDLGILPPLADPPFCAIKMKEALTTERGKTLVQRKPTMYPAWKASFDAHIYEGRVLEVMLMKTAEEPLAEVTVGVSVLAERCKKANGRAEFWVDLHPSGKVMMAVQYFLEGVDTESKQAAKEEEAPTLNRRRGAIKQAKIHFIKNHEFIATFFRQPTFCSVCREFVWGLNKQGYKCRQCNAAIHKKCIDKIIGRCTGTAANSRDTVFQKERFKIDMPHRFKTNNYMSPTFCDHCGSLLWGLVKQGLKCEDCAMNVHHKCQDKVANLCGINQKLLAEALTQVSQKSSTRRSDPNLPNLPDIGIYDEVNKLAGLDINDGSPYGRLWEGSSPRPQSRITHLTRINVDNFIFHKVLGKGSFGKVLLAELKGRGEYFAVKALKKDVVLMDDDVECTMVEKRVLALAWENPFLTHLYSTFQTKEHLFFVMEYLNGGDLMFHIQEKGRFELYRTTFYSAEIICGLQFLHSKGIIYRDLKLDNVMLDHEGHIKIADFGMCKENVFGENRATTFCGTPDYIAPEILLGQKYSFSVDWWSFGVLLYEMLVGQSPFHGDDEDELFESIRMDTPHYPRWINKEAKDLLERLFERDPTRRLGIVGNIRSHPFFKSINWPALERREIEPPFKPKVKAPNDCSNFDREFLSEKPRLSFSDKNFIDSMDQSAFAGFSFINPKMEHLLE, from the exons ATGGCTCCTTTCCTGAGGATCACCTTTAACTCGTATGATTTGGGCATCCTGCCCCCCTTGGCTGACCCTCCCTTCTGTGCAATCAAGATGAAGGAGGCCTTGACAACTG AACGAGGCAAAACCTTAGTTCAACGGAAACCCACAATGTACCCAGCTTGGAAAGCCAGTTTTGATGCACACATCTATGAGGGTCGTGTCCTTGAGGTGATGCTGATGAAGACAGCTGAGGAGCCTCTGGCCGAGGTCACTGTTGGTGTGTCTGTCCTTGCTGAGCGCTGCAAGAAAGCAAATGGGCGTGCTGAATTCTGG gtggaTCTCCATCCTTCTGGCAAAGTGATGATGGCAGTGCAGTATTTTTTGGAGGGAGTGGATAcag AGAGTAAGCAGGcagcaaaggaggaagaggcTCCTACCCTGAACCGCAGACGAGGAGCCATCAAGCAGGCCAAGATCCACTTCATAAAGAACCATGAGTTTATCGCCACGTTCTTCAGACAACCCACTTTCTGCTCTGTGTGCAGAGAGTTTGTGTG GGGACTCAACAAGCAAGGCTATAAATGCAGAC AATGCAATGCCGCCATCCACAAAAAATGCATAGACAAAATCATCGGCAGATGTACTGGTACTGCTGCCAACAGTCGGGATACTGTG TTCCAAAAAGAACGCTTTAAAATTGACATGCCACATCGTTTCAAGACCAACAACTACATGAGTCCCACCTTCTGTGACCACTGTGGAAGTCTGCTCTGGGGTCTCGTAAAACAAGGCCTCAAATGTGAAG ATTGTGCCATGAATGTCCATCACAAGTGTCAGGACAAAGTCGCGAACCTATGTGGTATCAACCAGAAATTATTAGCTGAAGCACTTACACAAGTCAGCCAG AAATCATCCACCCGCCGTTCAGATCCCAACCTGCCAAATCTGCCAGATATTGGAATCTATGATGAAGTCAACAAACTTGCAGGACTGGATATCAATG ATGGATCTCCTTATGGCAGACTGTGGGAAGGGTCGAGTCCAAGGCCTCAGTCTCGCATTACCCATCTGACCCGCATTAACGTTGACAACTTCATCTTTCACAAGGTGTTGGGAAAAGGCAGCTTTGGCAAG GTTCTCTTAGCAGAGCTAAAGGGTCGTGGAGAGTATTTTGCTGTGAAGGCTCTGAAGAAAGATGTTGTGCTGATGGATGATGATGTGGAGTGCACGATGGTAGAGAAGAGAGTCTTGGCTTTAGCCTGGGAAAACCCCTTCCTCACACACCTTTACTCTACCTTCCAGACTAAG GAGCATCTGTTCTTTGTGATGGAATATCTGAATGGAGGAGACTTGATGTTTCATATTCAAGAGAAAGGACGCTTTGAACTCTACAGAACCAC gttcTACTCGGCTGAGATCATTTGTGGTCTGCAGTTTTTACATTCCAAAGGAATCATCTACAG GGATCTTAAATTAGACAATGTGATGCTGGACCATGAGGGACATATAAAGATCGCTGACTTTGGAATGTGTAAGGAGAATGTGTTTGGTGAGAACCGTGCCACAACTTTCTGCGGTACTCCTGACTATATTGCTCCAGAG ATCCTGCTGGGGCAGAAATATTCATTCTCTGTCGACTGGTGGTCATTTGGGGTATTGCTGTATGAGATGCTGGTTGGACAGTCACCGTTCCATggagatgatgaggatgagCTCTTCGAGTCAATCCGCATGGACACTCCACACTACCCTCGCTGGATCAACAAGGAGGCCAAGGACCTGCTTGAGCGG TTGTTTGAGAGGGACCCCACTCGCAGGCTAGGAATAGTGGGAAATATTCGTTCACATCCATTCTTCAAGTCCATTAACTGGCCAGCCTTGGAGAGGAGGGAGATTGAACCCCCATTTAAACCCAAAGTG AAAGCACCAAACGATTGCAGCAACTTTGATCGGGAGTTCCTCAGTGAGAAGCCTCGTCTCTCCTTCAGCGATAAGAACTTCATAGACTCCATGGACCAGTCGGCTTTCGCTGGCTTTTCATTCATCAACCCCAAGATGGAGCACCTTTTAGAATAG